The Molothrus ater isolate BHLD 08-10-18 breed brown headed cowbird chromosome 6, BPBGC_Mater_1.1, whole genome shotgun sequence genome segment TTTACACCCCAGAGACACCATGATTCCTGGTAACCGAATGCTGATGGTCATCCTACTATGCCAAGTCCTTCTAGGAGGTACTAACCATGCTAGCCTAATCCCTGAGACCGGCAGGAAGAAAGTGGCAGAGCTTCAGGGACAAGCCGGATCCGGACGCCGCTCTGCCCAAAGCCATGAACTCTTGCGGGGTTTCGAAACAACTCTGCTGCAGATGTTTGGGCTCCGAAGGCGGCCTCAGCCCAGCAAGTCAGCCGTCATTCCTAGTTACATGCTGGATCTCTATCGACTCCAGTCcggagaagaggaggaaagccTCCAGGAAATTAGCCTGCAGTACCCTGAGCGATCGACCAGCCGGGCAAACACCGTGAGGAGTTTCCACCATGAAGGTCAGTGATGAGAGGCGGTAAATTCCCAGCCCCGGTAGCGATCGGGATTTCCTTGCGTTTGGAAGCTCACAAATGCCTTTAGAAGCAGGACGTGCCCGGCCCTAAATTTATGGGAGGAAAACCACCCCCCAGCCTGCCGTGTGTGGGTGACAGGCGTGCTGCTCGCTATTTTTTCCAGCATCCTGTGCTTAACCCGAGCTTGACCATATTTTGAAGTGCTTTTGCTTCTGTTGACAACAGCGAGTTTCCTTCGGTGCCTCTGCCTCGGGGTCACTGCCTGGGCTCGCGTGGATTTAATGGCTCTGGATCGGATGCGGGAGTAAAGCGAGGGCGGGATCTCGCCCCTGGAGTGTTTCTTTTGAACTATCAAAGCAATTGCTGCCTGCTTTTactcttaagaaaaaaagaaaaaaaaaaaacccaaaccccgACTCGAATTTAATACTTACAGCTGTGTGTTTATAAGGTTTATTCAATAGACCCTTGTAATCTGATCCAAATGTTTCCTAGCGgatgtttcttttccaaagtAAATCTGAATTATTAATCCAGCCGCATCATTACTGCGTTGGaatttgcttctctttctccccctgccccccgTAACAAGGCACCTCTGTGCTCCGTGGCGCCGCATCTCGCCGGGGAGATGATTTtggagaggctgggggaggaaAAGCTAAAGGGAAAAAGCCTCCCTGAACGGGGGAGGCGAGATGGGAAGGGGTGGAGTGCTCGAGGCGCGGCTGAGCCAGCGGTGCCGGGGCAGGAGCCGCTCCCGGTGCGGCCGGGCGGGATGCGCGGGGGAGCGGAGAGGAGCCGGTGCCTGCCGGGCAGGTGAGGCGTGGGtgtgagctgtggctgtgccgGGGCCGTGTGCCCCGAGGCTGACGTGCTCTTGTTTGCTTGTCTTACCTCTTCCCCCCCCcgccttccctgctctcctccagagCACCTGGAGACCGTCCCGGGTCCCAGCGAGGCGCCCCGGATCCGCTTCGTCTTCAACCTCAGCAGCGTGCCGGAAAACGAGGTGATCTCCTCGGCGGAGCTGCGGCTGTACCGGGAGCAGGTGGAGGAGCCGAGCTCGGCGTGGGAGAGGGGCTTCCACCGGATAAACATTTACGAAGTGATGAAGCCGCTGTCGGAGCGCGCCCAGGCCATTACGCGCCTGCTGGACACGCGGCTGGTGCACCACAACGAGACGCGCTGGGAGAGCTTTGATGTGAGCCCGGCCGTGATCCGGTGGACCAAGGACAAGCAGCCGAACCACGGGCTGGTGATCGAGGTCACCCACCTCCACCACGCACAGACTCATCAGGGCAAACACGTCAGGATTAGCCGATCTTTACCTCAAGGGCGTGGGGACTGGGCGCAGCTCAGGCCGCTCCTGGTCACTTTTGGGCACGACGGGCGAGGCCACGCTCTGACCCGCAGAGCCCGCCGGAGCCCCAAGCACCAGCGTTCCcgcaagaacaaaaaaaactgCCGCCGCCATGCCCTCTATGTGGATTTCAGCGACGTGGGCTGGAACGACTGGATCGTGGCACCCCCGGGCTACCAGGCGTTTTACTGCCACGGGGactgccccttccctctggcCGACCACCTCAACTCCACGAACCACGCCATCGTGCAGACGCTGGTGAACTCCGTGAACTCCAGCATTCCCAAGGCCTGCTGCGTGCCCACGGAGCTCAGCGCCATCTCCATGCTCTACCTGGATGAGTATGACAAGGTGGTCCTGAAAAACTACCAGGAGATGGTGGTGGAGGGGTGCGGGTGCCGCTGACCTCTCCCTTCCCCGCCGccctctcctccccttctctctccttcccgTCCCACCCCAGAACTGCTTGCTATAGCTGGACTCTTCTCTAAACTAAACGTTCACCTTGACCTTATTTATGACTTTATGTGCAAATGTTTTTGACAATAATGATCATATATTTtgacaaaatatatttataactacatattaaaagaaaaaaataaaatgagtcATTATTTTAAAGGTAAATGCATTTTGTGTCTCGCCTCTCAGggtgctgctgaggctgtgctggctgggagtGCAGCCGGGAGTTTATTTTGTCTCCTTATCTTCTTACCCCactccctccttctccactccTTCCTCCCCCTACCCTCTTTTCACTTAAAGGCTTTGCAAATTTTAGTCTTTCTATTTCTCGCCGAGGTACCGCGGATctcctggtgctggggctgtgccacgtGGGAGATGAGGGTCCCTGGAGATTTAAGAGCCGCTGGGAATAGAGCCGACCTTGCTAACCTGGCCCAAGCCTTTCCAAAGCAACCCaccaaaaatgcatttgaaaagaAGGTGAAGATTTACCTGAGGGCTTTATGCTAAACCCGCTGGGTTTTATACCCTTGCTCTGACTTCAGGATTCCCCAGGTTTTAAAACTATTAACATTTCCCCcccacctcctcccctccccactgGAGATTG includes the following:
- the BMP4 gene encoding bone morphogenetic protein 4 translates to MIPGNRMLMVILLCQVLLGGTNHASLIPETGRKKVAELQGQAGSGRRSAQSHELLRGFETTLLQMFGLRRRPQPSKSAVIPSYMLDLYRLQSGEEEESLQEISLQYPERSTSRANTVRSFHHEEHLETVPGPSEAPRIRFVFNLSSVPENEVISSAELRLYREQVEEPSSAWERGFHRINIYEVMKPLSERAQAITRLLDTRLVHHNETRWESFDVSPAVIRWTKDKQPNHGLVIEVTHLHHAQTHQGKHVRISRSLPQGRGDWAQLRPLLVTFGHDGRGHALTRRARRSPKHQRSRKNKKNCRRHALYVDFSDVGWNDWIVAPPGYQAFYCHGDCPFPLADHLNSTNHAIVQTLVNSVNSSIPKACCVPTELSAISMLYLDEYDKVVLKNYQEMVVEGCGCR